One segment of Paramormyrops kingsleyae isolate MSU_618 chromosome 8, PKINGS_0.4, whole genome shotgun sequence DNA contains the following:
- the LOC111857032 gene encoding epithelial membrane protein 3-like isoform X1, giving the protein MQNPQILPLITMPFLLVSMTLLHLITLAMLFIATTEKSWWVWGTTESSDLWYNCHLHNITGSWQCATTPENDWLQAVQVLMVLSSILSFVSFLVFMWQLFTIPRGALFYFTGLCQVLAGLTDFAAAVIYTLRNREILEGSRSLEGNFGYCFILAWTCVPLLLCSGVLYSHLRKKE; this is encoded by the exons ATGCAGAATCCTCAGATTTTACCTCTCATTACGATGCCTTTCCTGCTGGTGTCTATGACCCTCTTGCACCTCATCACCCTGGCCATGCTCTTCATTGCCACCACAGAGAAG TCGTGGTGGGTATGGGGAACCACGGAAAGCTCAGACCTATGGTATAACTGTCACCTTCACAACATCACTGGAAGCTGGCAGTGTGCCACCACTCCGGAAAATG ACTGGCTCCAGGCTGTGCAGGTTCTAATGGTGCTGTCCAGTATCCTCTCCTTTGTCTCCTTCCTGGTGTTTATGTGGCAGCTTTTCACCATCCCTCGAGGGGCCCTCTTCTACTTCACCGGCCTGTGTCAAGTGCTGGCAG gtCTGACGGactttgctgctgctgttatCTACACGCTACGTAACAGAGAAATCTTGGAGGGCTCCAGGTCACTGGAGGGCAACTTTGGCTACTGTTTCATCCTGGCCTGGACCTGCGTGCCCCTGCTCCTTTGCAGTGGGGTGCTCTACAGCCACCTACGCAAGAAGGAGTGA
- the LOC111857032 gene encoding epithelial membrane protein 3-like isoform X2 yields MPFLLVSMTLLHLITLAMLFIATTEKSWWVWGTTESSDLWYNCHLHNITGSWQCATTPENDWLQAVQVLMVLSSILSFVSFLVFMWQLFTIPRGALFYFTGLCQVLAGLTDFAAAVIYTLRNREILEGSRSLEGNFGYCFILAWTCVPLLLCSGVLYSHLRKKE; encoded by the exons ATGCCTTTCCTGCTGGTGTCTATGACCCTCTTGCACCTCATCACCCTGGCCATGCTCTTCATTGCCACCACAGAGAAG TCGTGGTGGGTATGGGGAACCACGGAAAGCTCAGACCTATGGTATAACTGTCACCTTCACAACATCACTGGAAGCTGGCAGTGTGCCACCACTCCGGAAAATG ACTGGCTCCAGGCTGTGCAGGTTCTAATGGTGCTGTCCAGTATCCTCTCCTTTGTCTCCTTCCTGGTGTTTATGTGGCAGCTTTTCACCATCCCTCGAGGGGCCCTCTTCTACTTCACCGGCCTGTGTCAAGTGCTGGCAG gtCTGACGGactttgctgctgctgttatCTACACGCTACGTAACAGAGAAATCTTGGAGGGCTCCAGGTCACTGGAGGGCAACTTTGGCTACTGTTTCATCCTGGCCTGGACCTGCGTGCCCCTGCTCCTTTGCAGTGGGGTGCTCTACAGCCACCTACGCAAGAAGGAGTGA